A region of Stigmatopora nigra isolate UIUO_SnigA chromosome 6, RoL_Snig_1.1, whole genome shotgun sequence DNA encodes the following proteins:
- the htt gene encoding huntingtin isoform X5, with product MATMEKLMKAFESLKSFQQQQVPPTAEELVQRQKKDQATTKKDRVTHCLTICENIVAQSLRTSPEFQKLLGIAMEMFLLCSDDSESDVRMVADECLNKIIKALMDSNLPRLQLELYKEIKKNGSSRSLRAAFWRFAELAHLIRPQKCRPYLVNLLPCLTRITKRQEETVQETLALSMPKIMAALGHFANDGEIKVLLKSFVANLKSSSPTIRRTAASCAVSVCQHSRRTSYFYTWLLNVLLGLLIPVDEDHLSHLILGVLLTLRYLMPLLQQQVNTTSLKGSFGVIKKETDVQPTPEQLLQVYELTLHYTQHWDHNVVTASLELLQQMLRTPPPDLLHMLITVGSIPYATVFRQDSESRARSGSILEFIGGGSSCSPLLLRKQRGKMLSGEEDGLEDDPEKTEVTTGAFAAVVGADGSSEGQVDIITEQPRSSQHTLQPADSVDLSTSSEQGGAGGGTSPSNTPDTPTENEEMLSQSSSGGANATPETADYTTPEHTTAEGGPLNDGESLLSANDCSPPPSDSSQTTTEGPDSAVTPSDVAELVLDGSESQYSGMQIGTLQDEEDEGAAPSSQDEPPFLPSALALSKPHLFDVRGHNRQSSDSSVDRFIPKEEPSEMEPDSKPSSINGPIGHYTDQGSEPLVHCVRLLAASFLLTGRKNGVIPDKEVRVSVKALAVSCIGAAGALLPEAFFNSLYLEPLDGIPAEEQQYVSDMLDLISHGDPQIRGATAILSATIIQAALTKTRYNIHTWLASVQSATGNPLSLVDLVPLLRKTLKDESSVTCKMACVAVRHCIMTMCSSTLSELGLQLVIDLLALTDSSYWLVRTELLETLAEMDFRLVNFLERKTQTLHKGDHHYTGRLRLQERVLNNVVIRLLGDDNPRVRHVAASAVSRLVSRLFYDCDQGQTDPVVAIARDQSSVYLQLLMHEAQPPSQFTVSTITRTYRGFNLSNMVADVTLENNLSRVVAAISHAFTSSTSRALTFGCCEALCLLASKFPVCTWSTGWHCGYINSTSTVSSRSNLNRSRGRASSLSQPSVTPNSNTSAPDVERKTLIVGMSNMVLSLLSSAWFPLDLSAHQDALLLAGNLLTAVAPKCMRNPWAGEEDGGNASSHPSGGPNKMEEPWVALSERSLVTMVDHLFSHLLRVLNICAHVLDDTPPGPAVKATLPSLTNTPSLSPIRRKGKEKDVTDAIAVPLSPKKSNEINAGRASDSTSGTVVSKSNTLGSFYHLPPYLKLYDVLKATHANYKVTLDLHTSQEKFGGFLRAALDVLSQLLELATLHDISKSVEEILGYLKSCFSREPTMATVCVQQLLKTLFGTNLASQYDGVLSGPSRAQGKVLRLGSSSLRPGLYHYCFMAPYTHFTQALADASLRNMVQAEQEQDTSGWFDVMQKASNQLRYNIANATRHRSDKNAIHNHIRLFEPLVIKALKQYTTSTSVALQRQVLDLLAQLVQLRVNYCLLDSDQVFIGFVLKQFEYIEVGQFRDSEAVIPNIFFFLVLLSYERYHSKQIIGIPKIIQLCDGIMASGRKAVTHAIPALQPIVHDLFVLRGSNKADAGKELDTQKEVVVSMLLRLVQYHQVLEMFILVLQQCHKENEDKWKRLSRQIADVILPMIAKQQMHLDSPEALGVLNTLFESVAPSSLRPVDMLLKSMFVVPHTMTSVTTVQLWVSGILAVLRVLVSQSTEDIVLSRIHELSLSPHLLCCNTIRRLYQHSPSPNSASPLDIIANQEHNGDALKVLPEETFARFLLQMVGVLLDEISSKRIKVDITEQQHTFYCQQLGTLLMCLIHIFKSGMFRRITAAASLLLKVDQNDSEASLYYRLETLNSMVQGLITTHPSLVLLWCQVLLLINYTNYSWWAEVHQTPRRQSRSCTKLLSPQTSGEGDENAASLFAMINREIVRRGALILFCDYVCQNLHDSEHLTWLIVNHVSDLISLSHEPPVQDFISAVHRNSAASGLFIQAIQSRCDNLTNPTMLKKTLQCLEGIHLSQSGSLLMLYVDKLLNTPFRVLARMVDTLACRRVEMLLAETLQNSIAQLPVEELDRLQEYLQISNLAQRHQRFYSLLDRFRATVAETSSPAPPVTAHPLDGDPPPAPELVNADKEWYVTLVKSQCCLRGDVSLLETTELLTKLPAPDLLSIIRCETFNLSLLYPCMSMGVQRLTRGQGPLLLETALQVTLEQLAGVTQSLPAPHRSFLPTSEPRSYWTQLAEVYDEPTFYPRVLALCRALSQYLLCVNQLPSSLRISGDKEDLITTFACTATEMIVWRLLQDQLPLSVDLQWALACLCLALQQTCIWNKLSTAAYTTKSCSLIYCLHLIIIAVAVSPGDQLLIPEKEKKIARDAEGDEVDSVDAKYECEWKACKIMEELVEGLQNILSLGHHQNSAIPAFLTPTLRNIVISIARLPLVNSFTRVPPLVWKLGWSPHPAGEFGTTLPEIPVDYLQEKDVFREFLYRINILGWSSRTQFEETWATLLGVLVTQPITMDQEEDTQQEEDLERTQLNVLAVQAITSLVLGAMMLPTAGNPAVSCLEQQPRNKSLKALETRFGRKLAVIRGEVEREIQALVSKRDNIHTHHPYHAWDPVPSLSAASAAGMLISHEKLLLQINTEREMGNMDYKLGQVSIHSVWLGNNITPLREEEWGEDEEDEADTPAPTSPPLSPINSRKHRAGVDIHSCSQFLLELYSQWLIPSSSSNRKTPTILVSEVVRSLLAVSDLFTERNQFDMMFATLMELQKLHPPEDEILNQYLVPAICKAAAVLGMDKVIAEPVCRLLETTLRSTHLPSRMGALHGVLYVLECDLLDDTAKQLIPTISEYLLSNLRAIAHCVNLHNQQHVLVMCAVAFYMMENYPLDVGSEFMAAVIQVCGVMVSASEDSTPSVIYHCVLRGLERLLLSEQLSRVDGEALVKLSVDRVNMPSPHRAMAALGLMLTCMYTGKEKASPTGHPTHSDPQAPDSESIIVAMERVSVLFDRIRKGLPSEARVVSRILPQFLDDFFPPQDVMNKVIGEFLSNQQPYPQFMATVVYKVFQTLHATGQSSMVRDWVLLSLSNFTQRTPVAMAMWSLSCFFVSASTSQWISALLPHVISRMGSSEVVDVNLFCLVAMDFYRHQIDEELDRRAFQSVFETVATPGSPYHQLLGSLQSIHQDTSL from the exons atggcCACGATGGAGAAGTTAATGAAGGCCTTTGAGTCGCTTAAGTCATTCCAGCAGCAGCAGGTACCACCGACTGCCGAGGAGCTTGTCCAGAGACA GAAAAAAGATCAGGCcacgacaaaaaaagacagagtcACACACTGCTTGACAATATGTGAAAATATAGTGGCACAGTCTCTCAG AACATCTCCAGAGTTCCAGAAATTGTTGGGAATCGCCATGGAAATGTTTCTTCTCTGCAGTGATGACAGTGAATCGGATGTCCGCATGGTTGCTGATGAGTGCCTGAACAAAATAATCAAA GCACTGATGGACTCCAATCTTCCCCGACTGCAGCTGGAGCTgtataaagaaattaaaaag AATGGGTCCTCTCGGAGTTTAAGAGCAGCTTTTTGGAGGTTTGCTGAGCTCGCTCACCTCATCAGACCTCAGAAATGCAG GCCGTATTTGGTCAACCTATTGCCGTGCCTCACCAGAATCACCAAGCGGCAGGAGGAGACTGTACAAGAGACACTGGCTTTGTCCATGCCGAAAATCATGGCGGCCTTGGGACACTTTGCCAATGATGGCGAGATCAAG GTTCTGTTGAAGTCATTTGTTGCCAACTTGAAATCCAGCTCCCCCACCATCAGAAGGACAGCTGCCAGCTGTGCTGTTAGTGTGTGTCAACACTCAAGACGCACCAGTTACTTTTACACATGGCTCCTTAATGTGCTGCTAG GTCTCTTGATTCCGGTTGATGAGGATCATCTCAGCCATCTCATCCTTGGGGTGCTTTTGACCCTGCGCTATCTGATGCCTCTGCTGCAGCAGCAGGTTAACACCACAAGCCTCAAAGGAAGCTTTGGAGTCATCAAAAAAGAGACTGATGTGCAGCCAACACCTGAACAGCTGCTACAG GTTTATGAGCTGACTTTACACTACACACAGCACTGGGACCACAACGTGGTAACGGCATCATTGGAGCTCCTGCAACAAATGTTAAGGACTCCTCCTCCAGACCTTTTGCACATGCTCATTACTGTGGGATCCATTCCATATGCCACCGTGTTTCGTCAAGATTCTGAAAGTCGTGCGCGCTCTGGCAGTATTCTGGAGTTCATTG GGGGAGGGTCTTCCTGCAGTCCACTGCTTCTTAGGAAACAGAGAG GAAAAATGCTGTCAGGGGAGGAAGATGGTTTGGAAGATGATCCTGAAAAGACAGAGGTCACCACGGGAGCTTTTGCAG CTGTTGTTGGAGCTGATGGCTCCTCAGAAGGACAGGTGGACATCATCACTGAACAGCCACGTTCCTCCCAACATACCTTGCAGCCCGCTGACTCTGTAGACTTGAGTACCTCCTCTGAACAAGGTGGTGCAGGCGGAGGGACATCCCCCTCAAATACTCCCGATACCCCTACGGAAAATGAGGAGATGCTGAGTCAGAGCTCAAGCGGCGGGGCCAACGCTACTCCAGAAACGGCTGACTATACAACACCTGAGCACACCACCGCTGAAGGCGGGCCGTTAAATGACGGCGAGTCACTTCTGAGCGCTAACGATTGCTCGCCTCCTCCCAGCGACTCGTCTCAGACGACCACCGAAGGGCCAGATTCAGCTGTCACCCCTTCGGATGTTGCAGAGTTG GTGCTAGATGGCAGTGAGAGTCAGTACTCTGGAATGCAGATTGGAACACTTCAGGATGAGGAAGATGAAGGAGCGGCACCTTCCTCCCAAGATGAGCCCCCATTTCTGCCATCCGCACTAG CACTCAGCAAACCACATCTCTTCGATGTACGAGGTCACAATCGGCAGAGTTCTGACAGCAGCGTGGATCGCTTCATACCAAAGGAAGAACCCTCTGAAATGGAACCTGATAGCAAG CCATCGAGTATAAATGGTCCAATTGGACATTATACAGACCAGGGGTCGGAGCCACTAGTGCACTGTGTCAGGCTTCTTGCTGCATCCTTCTTGTTGACGGGACGAAAAAATG GTGTGATCCCTGATAAGGAGGTGCGAGTTAGTGTAAAGGCTCTGGCGGTCAGTTGCATTGGTGCTGCTGGGGCACTGCTTCCTGAAGCCTTCTTTAATTCTCTCTACCTGGAGCCGCTGGACGGCATCCCAGCAgaag AGCAGCAGTATGTCAGTGACATGCTTGACTTAATCAGCCATGGAGACCCCCAAATTAGAGGTGCCACAGCCATCCTCTCTGCAACCATTATTCAAGCTGCACTCACAAAAACACGTTACAACATACACACTTGGCTGGCCAGTGTGCAGAGTGCAACAG GAAATCCTTTATCCCTGGTTGACTTGGTGCCTTTACTAAGAAAAACTCTAAAAGATGAATCTTCAGTAACCTGCAAAATGGCTTGTGTTGCAGTCAGG CACTGCATCATGACCATGTGCAGCAGTACACTTAGTGAGCTGGGCCTCCAATTGGTGATTGACCTGCTGGCCCTGACAGACTCATCCTACTGGCTTGTTCGCACAGAATTGTTGGAAACACTCGCTGAGATGGATTTCCG GTTAGTGAATTTCCTTGAGAGAAAGACTCAGACTCTGCACAAGGGCGACCATCACTACACTGGG CGTCTTCGACTGCAGGAACGTGTTCTAAATAATGTAGTAATTCGTCTGTTGGGGGATGATAACCCAAGAGTCCGTCATGTTGCAGCTTCTGCTGTCAGCAG GCTTGTATCTAGATTGTTTTACGACTGTGACCAGGGCCAAACAGACCCTGTTGTCGCCATTGCCCGAGACCAGAGTTCCGTTTACCTGCAGCTGTTGATGCATGAGGCACAGCCCCCCTCTCAATTCACAGTCAGCACTATCACAAG GACTTATCGTGGTTTTAACCTCTCCAACATGGTGGCTGACGTCACATTGGAAAACAACTTGTCTCGTGTTGTTGCTGCTATCTCCCATGCATTCACCTCCTCAACCTCGAGGGCTCTTACT TTTGGCTGCTGTGAAGCACTATGTCTCCTGGCTTCAAAATTTCCTGTGTGCACATGGAGCACAGGCTGGCACTGTGGCTATATTAACTCCACTAGTACAGTTTCTTCTCGGTCCAATCTCAACCGCAGCCGGGGCAGGGCTTCAAG TCTGTCCCAGCCCAGTGTCACCCCAAACTCAAACACTTCAGCACCTGATGTGGAGCGAAAGACCCTCATAGTGGGAATGTCCAACATGGTACTTTCCTTGCTGTCATCTGCCTGGTTTCCACTAGACCTTTCTGCACACCAGGATGCATTGTTGCTTGCTGGAAACCTGTTGACTG CGGTGGCTCCAAAATGCATGCGCAACCCCTGGGCTGGAGAGGAAGATGGTGGCAATGCAAGCTCTCATCCTAGTGGAGGCCCAAATAAGATGGAAGAACCTTGGGTAGCATTGTCAGAGCGCTCCCTGGTGACAATGGTGGACCACCTTTTTTCTCACCTCCTAAGGGTTCTCAACATCTGTGCCCATGTGCTGGATGACACTCCCCCGGGACCAGCAGTTAAG GCCACACTGCCCTCCCTGACCAACACACCCTCACTCAGTCCTATACGCAGGAAGGGCAAAGAGAAGGATGTTACAGATGCCATCGCTGTACCTTTGAGTCCAAAGAAAAGCAATGAGATTAATGCAG GCAGAGCCTCTGACAGCACAAGTGGAACAGTAGTAAGCAAGTCTAACACTCTTGGTAGTTTCTACCACCTGCCACCCTACCTCAAGCTTTACGATGTCCTCAAAGCAACTCATGCTAACTACAAG GTAACCTTGGACCTTCACACTAGTCAGGAGAAGTTTGGTGGTTTCCTCCGTGCTGCTTTGGATGTTCTGTCTCAACTGCTTGAGTTGGCCACACTTCATGACATCAGCAAG TCTGTGGAAGAAATATTGGGCTATCTGAAGTCTTGCTTCTCCCGGGAACCTACTATGGCTACAGTTTGTGTTCAACAG TTGTTAAAAACACTGTTTGGAACCAACTTGGCATCCCAGTATGATGGTGTCCTGAGTGGACCAAGCCGTGCTCAGGGCAAAGTGCTTCGTCTTGGATCGTCCAGCCTGAGGCCAGGCCTGTACCACTACTGCTTCATGGCACCATACACCCACTTCACACAGGCTCTGGCAGATGCCAGCCTCCGCAACATGGTGCAGGCTGAGCAAGAGCAGGACACCTCTGG GTGGTTTGATGTAATGCAGAAGGCATCGAACCAGCTTAGGTATAACATTGCAAATGCTACACGCCACAGAAGTGACAAG AATGCCATCCACAACCACATCCGTCTCTTTGAACCACTTGTGATTAAAGCTTTGAAGCAGTACACAACTAGCACATCTGTGGCCCTGCAGAGACAGGTTTTGGATCTTTTGGCACAACTTGTGCAGCTCAGAGTCAACTATTGCTTACTGGATTCTGATCAG GTCTTCATTGGGTTTGTCTTGAAGCAGTTTGAATATATTGAAGTGGGACAGTTTCG AGATTCCGAGGCTGTCATACCcaacatatttttcttcctgGTACTACTTTCCTATGAACGCTATCACTCCAAGCAGATAATCGGTATCCCCAAAATCATCCAGCTGTGTGATGGCATAATGGCCAGTGGTAGGAAAGCTGTCACGCACG CAATCCCTGCTTTGCAGCCAATAGTTCATGACCTCTTTGTCTTGAGGGGCTCTAATAAGGCCGACGCAGGCAAAGAGTTGGATACGCAGAAAGAAGTGGTGGTGTCCATGCTTCTCAGACTTGTTCAGTACCACCAG GTTTTGGAGATGTTCATCCTTGTTCTGCAGCAGTGtcacaaagaaaatgaagataAGTGGAAGAGGTTGTCACGACAGATTGCTGATGTGATACTCCCCATGATTGCCAAGCAGCAG ATGCATTTGGATTCTCCTGAGGCTTTAGGTGTTCTGAACACTCTTTTTGAGAGTGTAGCACCTTCCTCTCTTAGGCCTGTGGATATGCTGCTAAAGAGCATGTTTGTGGTCCCGCATACCATG ACATCCGTGACTACAGTCCAACTGTGGGTATCTGGTATTCTGGCAGTGCTCAGGGTACTTGTCTCTCAGTCAACTGAAGATATTGTGTTATCACGAATCCACGAGCTTTCCCTTTCCCCACATTTACTTTGCTGCAACACAATCAGACGCCTCTATCAACACAGTCCTTCTCCAAATTCAGCCTCCCCATTAGATATAATTGCTAATCAAGAACATAATGGTGATGCACTAAAAGTCCTACCTGAAGAAACCTTTGCCAG GTTCCTACTCCAAATGGTTGGAGTCCTGCTAGATGAAATTTCCTCGAAACGCATCAAAGTGGATATTACGGAACAACAACACACTTTTTATTGCCAGCAGCTGGGTACCCTGCTCATGTGTTTGATACACATCTTCAAAAGCG GAATGTTTCGCAGGATCACAGCTGCTGCAAGTCTCCTTCTAAAAGTTGACCAGAATGACTCGGAAGCTAGCCTTTATTACCGTTTAGAGACCCTGAACAGCATGGTGCAGGGCCTGATCACCACCCACCCCTCTCTGGTGCTCCTCTGGTGCCAAGTCCTCCTTCTCATCAACTACACAAACTACTCATGGTGGGCTGAGGTTCACCAAACACCAAG GAGACAAAGCCGATCATGCACAAAACTGCTCAGCCCTCAGACTTCAGGAGAAGGCGATGAGAATGCTGCCTCTCTATTCGCCATGATCAACAGAGAGATTGTCCGCAGGGGTGCCCTCATCCTCTTTTGTGATTATGTG tGTCAGAATCTCCATGACTCGGAGCATCTAACCTGGCTGATAGTTAACCATGTCAGTGATCTCATCAGCCTCTCCCATGAGCCACCTGTGCAAGATTTTATCAGTGCTGTGCACCGAAATTCAGCTGCCAGCGGTCTCTTCATCCAAGCTATACAATCCCGCTGCGATAACCTGACCAAT CCTACCATGTTGAAAAAGACGCTCCAATGTTTAGAAGGTATCCATCTGAGTCAGTCTGGTTCTCTACTGATGCTCTATGTGGATAAGCTGCTCAACACACCCTTTCGGGTTTTGGCCCGTATGGTGGACACGCTGGCGTGTCGCAGGGTAGAGATGCTGCTGGCTGAAACATTGCAG AACAGCATTGCCCAGCTGCCTGTGGAAGAACTGGACAGACTTCAGGAATATCTTCAGATCAGTAACCTGGCTCAAAG GCATCAGAGGTTTTACTCCCTGCTGGACAGGTTTCGAGCCACTGTTGCTGAAACTAGTAGCCCAGCCCCTCCTGTGACAGCACACCCACTTGATGGGGATCCACCCCCTGCCCCCGAGCTGGTCAATGCAGATAAG gaatggTATGTGACTCTTGTGAAGTCTCAGTGTTGTCTTCGTGGAGATGTGTCTCTGTTGGAGACAACTGAACTCCTTACCAAGCTGCCTGCCCCTGATCTTCTCAGCATTATTAGATGTGAA ACATTCAATCTGAGTTTGCTGTACCCATGCATGAGCATGGGTGTCCAACGGCTAACAAGGGGCCAGGGGCCACTCCTGTTGGAAACGGCGTTGCAGGTGACCTTAGAGCAACTTGCTGGGGTCACACAGTCACTCCCTGCCCCACACCGGTCCTTTTTGCCAACTTCTGAGCCACGATCTTACTGGACCCAACTCGCTGAGGTGTATG ATGAGCCAACTTTCTACCCCAGGGTTTTAGCCCTTTGTAGAGCTCTCTCTCAGTACCTTCTGTGTGTAAACCAACTACCTTCCTCATTGCGTATTTCCGGTGACAAAGAAGACCTCATAACTACATTTGCATGCACTGCCACTGAG ATGATAGTCTGGCGTCTACTTCAGGATCAACTTCCCCTGAGTGTGGACCTGCAGTGGGCTCTTGCTTGTTTGTGCTTGGCCCTGCAGCAAACTTGCATTTGGAACAAATTGTCCACTGCAGCATACACCACAAAATCCTGCTCCCTCATCTACTGTTTACATCTTATTATAATTGCTG TTGCTGTTAGCCCCGGGGACCAGCTTCTGATCCcagagaaggagaaaaaaattgctAGAGATGCTGAAGGAGATGAAGTTGATTCAGTAGACGCTAAAT ATGAATGTGAATGGAAAGCATGTAAGATCATGGAAGAACTAGTAGAAGGCCTACAGAACATTCTTTCTTTAGGTCACCATCAAAACAGTGCAATCCCTGCTTTTCTGACGCCAACTTTACGCAACATTGTAATCAGTATTGCCCGTTTACCACTGGTCAACAGTTTCACGCGGGTCCCTCCACTG GTTTGGAAACTCGGCTGGTCACCGCACCCTGCAGGGGAGTTTGGTACAACACTGCCCGAGATCCCTGTGGATTATCTGCAGGAAAAGGATGTCTTTCGAGAGTTCTTGTACCGCATAAATATACTTG GATGGAGTAGTAGGACTCAATTTGAGGAGACCTGGGCCACATTGCTGGGCGTGCTGGTCACCCAACCAATCACAATGGACCAGGAGGAGGACACACAGCAAGAG GAAGATTTGGAGCGGACTCAGTTGAATGTATTGGCAGTACAAGCCATTACTAGCCTAGTCTTGGGTGCAATGATGCTCCCCACTGCTGGCAACCCAGCTGTCAGCTGCCTGGAGCAGCAGCCTCGTAATAAGAGCCTCAAGGCCTTGGAGACACG ATTTGGAAGAAAATTGGCAGTCATTCGTGGTGAGGTTGAGAGAGAAATACAGGCTCTTGTTTCCAAGAGAGACAATATTCACACACACCACCCGTACCACGCCTGGGACCCCGTGCCTTCTTTGTCTGCGGCCTCAGCAG CAGGGATGTTGATAAGTCATGAAAAGTTGCTGCTTCAGATCAACACAGAGCGTGAAATGGGAAATATGGATTATAAATTAGGACAG GTGTCCATCCATTCAGTCTGGTTGGGAAATAATATCACCCCGTTGCGTGAGGAAGAATGGGGtgaggatgaagaagatgaaGCAGATACACCAGCGCCCACCTCCCCACCTTTATCACCAATTAATTCTAG AAAACATCGTGCAGGTGTGGACATTCATTCATGCTCCCAGTTTCTCCTGGAGCTCTACAGCCAGTGGCTTATTCCAAGCTCTTCAAGTAACCGGAAAACTCCAACTATACTTGTCAGTGAAGTGGTCCGATCG CTGCTGGCAGTGTCAGACTTATTCACAGAGAGAAACCAATTTGACATGATGTTCGCAACCCTGATGGAACTGCAGAAGCTTCACCCACCAGAGGATGAGATCCTTAATCAGTATTTGGTGCCTGCTATCTGCAAGGCGGCTGCTGTATTGGGCATG GACAAAGTGATTGCGGAACCAGTGTGTCGCTTATTAGAAACAACCCTGCGTAGCACACACCTACCCAGTCGGATGGGGGCTCTTCATGGGGTGCTGTACGTCTTGGAGTGTGACCTTTTAGACGACACGGCAAAGCAGCTGATACCAACCATTTCGGAGTACCTGCTGTCCAACTTGAGGGCCATTGCTCA TTGTGTGAACCTCCATAACCAGCAGCATGTCCTCGTCATGTGTGCTGTGGCTTTTTACATGATGGAAAACTACCCTCTTGATGTCGGATCTGAGTTCATGGCTGCTGTTATTCAG GTGTGTGGTGTGATGGTGTCAGCCAGTGAGGACTCCACCCCTTCTGTAATCTATCATTGTGTGCTGCGGGGTTTGGAACGTCTCTTGCTCTCTGAGCAACTGTCTCGTGTGGATGGAGAGGCATTGGTTAAACTGAGTGTCGACAGAGTGAACATGCCTTCACCTCACAGAGCTATGGCCGCCCTGGGGCTCATGCTCACCTGCATGTATACTG GGAAGGAGAAAGCCAGCCCCACAGGTCACCCCACACACTCGGATCCTCAGGCCCCAGACAGTGAGTCCATCATCGTTGCCATGGAGAGGGTCTCCGTGCTCTTTGACAG GATCCGGAAAGGTTTGCCCAGTGAAGCCCGGGTAGTCTCGAGGATTCTGCCACAATTCCTAGATGATTTCTTCCCACCTCAAGATGTGATGAACAAGGTCATTGGGGAATTCCTATCCAACCAGCAACCATATCCGCAATTTATGGCCACTGTTGTATACAAG GTTTTCCAGACACTCCATGCAACTGGCCAGTCGTCCATGGTGCGAGACTGGGTGCTACTGTCCTTGTCAAACTTCACGCAGAGAACACCGGTGGCGATGGCTATGTGGAGTCTCTCCTGCTTCTTTGTCTCTGCTTCTACTTCACAGTGGATCTCAGCCTT ACTTCCTCACGTCATCAGCAGAATGGGTTCCAGTGAAGTGGTAGATGTCAACCTATTTTGCTTGGTTGCCATGGACTTCTACCGGCACCAAATTGATGAAGAGCTGGACCGCAGGGCCTTCCAGTCTGTCTTTGAGACAGTGGCGACACCTGGAAGCCCTTACCACCAGCTTTT